One window from the genome of Spirosoma rhododendri encodes:
- a CDS encoding M1 family metallopeptidase: MNKNKLWLGLCLLSLTASAQTPPASTPSTKYDPLTLFNPVFNMQPGTEFRAGSGAPGPRYWQNRADYQIGVTLDDAQKTISGEVTITYKNNSPESLNYLWLQLDQNAFADTSRASKTTPITGGRFGNQGFAGGVVLKSVQVEQGKTKFAAVPYTVTDTRMQVRLAEPVKPGGDVVKVKIAYSFTIPEYGSDRMGQLQRRDGIVYEIAQWYPRMCVYDDVQGWNVLPYLGAGEFYLDYGDYEYAVTVPWDHIVTGSGELLNPNDVLTSEEVKRLAQASRSDKTVIIRGKNEVTNANTRPKQSGTLTWRFRCQNTRDVAWASSKAFVWDAARINLPSGKTALAQSVYPAESATDDSWNRSTEYVKGCIEFYSKYLYEYSYPVATNVAGIVGGMEYPGIVFCDHKDKKGSLWNVTDHEFGHNWFPMIVGSNERKFPWMDEGFNTFINTLSTANFNKGEYNNERGTMHDLAPALYYPSEPIMTIPDVQQPRALGILAYYKPGMGLKLLRESVLGPERFDYAFRKYVDQWAFKHPTPQDFFRSIENAAGEDLGWFWKGWFYETWKLDQAIKDVRYVDGSAAKGALISIENLDRLAMPATLEITEENGKKGRVNLPVEIWQRGATWTLRYNSTAPIKSVVLDPDEQLPDVNEKNNTWTGTAQ; this comes from the coding sequence ATGAACAAAAACAAACTCTGGCTGGGGTTATGCCTGCTGAGCCTGACGGCGTCGGCACAAACGCCCCCGGCTTCGACTCCATCAACCAAGTATGATCCGCTGACCCTTTTCAACCCGGTGTTTAATATGCAGCCGGGCACTGAATTTCGGGCGGGCAGCGGTGCCCCCGGCCCCCGCTACTGGCAAAACCGGGCCGACTACCAGATCGGCGTTACCCTCGACGACGCGCAGAAAACTATTTCGGGTGAAGTAACGATCACGTATAAGAACAACTCCCCGGAGTCGCTCAACTACCTGTGGCTGCAACTCGATCAGAACGCTTTTGCCGATACGTCGCGGGCCAGCAAAACGACACCGATTACGGGTGGTCGCTTCGGAAATCAGGGGTTTGCGGGTGGCGTGGTGCTGAAGAGTGTGCAGGTTGAGCAGGGAAAAACCAAGTTCGCTGCTGTACCCTACACCGTCACCGATACTCGGATGCAGGTTCGGCTAGCTGAGCCGGTGAAACCCGGTGGCGACGTGGTAAAAGTGAAAATTGCTTACTCGTTTACCATTCCCGAATACGGATCGGATCGGATGGGTCAGCTACAGCGTCGGGACGGCATTGTCTACGAAATCGCACAGTGGTACCCCCGTATGTGCGTGTACGATGATGTGCAGGGCTGGAACGTGCTGCCGTACCTGGGTGCGGGTGAGTTTTACCTCGACTATGGCGACTACGAATATGCCGTTACCGTGCCCTGGGACCATATCGTAACGGGTTCCGGTGAATTGCTTAACCCCAACGACGTACTGACGAGCGAAGAGGTGAAGCGGCTGGCGCAGGCATCGCGCAGCGACAAAACAGTAATCATTCGCGGAAAAAATGAGGTGACGAACGCCAATACGCGGCCCAAACAGTCGGGTACGCTGACGTGGCGGTTCCGGTGCCAGAACACGCGCGATGTGGCCTGGGCATCCTCGAAAGCGTTTGTCTGGGATGCGGCCCGGATCAACCTGCCCAGTGGCAAAACGGCGCTGGCCCAGTCGGTGTATCCGGCTGAGAGCGCAACCGATGATTCGTGGAACCGCTCGACGGAGTACGTGAAAGGATGCATCGAGTTTTACTCGAAATACCTGTACGAGTATTCATACCCCGTAGCAACTAATGTCGCTGGTATCGTTGGCGGAATGGAGTATCCGGGCATCGTATTCTGCGACCACAAAGACAAGAAAGGCTCGCTCTGGAACGTAACCGACCACGAATTTGGCCACAACTGGTTCCCAATGATCGTGGGTAGTAACGAGCGCAAGTTTCCGTGGATGGACGAAGGATTCAACACGTTCATCAACACACTCTCGACGGCTAACTTCAACAAGGGCGAGTACAACAATGAGCGCGGTACGATGCACGACCTGGCCCCAGCTCTGTACTATCCGAGTGAGCCAATTATGACCATTCCCGACGTACAGCAGCCTCGTGCTCTGGGCATTCTGGCGTATTACAAGCCCGGTATGGGATTGAAACTGCTGCGCGAATCGGTTTTGGGCCCAGAACGATTTGACTATGCCTTCAGAAAGTACGTAGACCAGTGGGCGTTTAAACACCCGACACCGCAGGATTTCTTCCGCAGTATAGAAAATGCGGCTGGTGAAGACCTCGGCTGGTTCTGGAAAGGCTGGTTCTACGAGACTTGGAAACTCGATCAGGCGATTAAGGATGTGCGCTACGTCGACGGCTCTGCTGCCAAAGGGGCGCTGATTTCAATCGAGAATCTGGACCGGCTGGCCATGCCTGCCACACTTGAGATTACCGAAGAAAACGGTAAGAAAGGCCGCGTGAATCTGCCGGTTGAGATCTGGCAACGCGGTGCTACCTGGACCCTCCGCTACAACTCGACGGCACCCATAAAGTCGGTGGTACTCGACCCCGACGAACAGCTGCCGGACGTAAACGAGAAAAACAACACCTGGACCGGTACGGCGCAGTAA
- a CDS encoding GMC oxidoreductase → MNLNIDAQKDMTYDAIVVGSGISGGWAAKELTQKGLRVLMLERGRDVKHIEGYPTATNNPWDFPHRGRITTQAAEEYWASMRTGYTANEEWRHFFENDAQNPYIEKRKVDWIRGYHVGGRSLMWGRQSYRWNPEDFMANAKEGIAVDWPIRYETLAPWYNYVEGFAGISGAKDGLDVLPDGNYLPPMQMNCVEKEVKARLEKKFAKRHVIMGRTAHLTAPKQQHYDLGRAACQFRNQCMRGCPYGAYFSTQSATLPAAMKTGKLTLRPDSIVSEVLYDEKKGKATGVRVIDQNTKEVREYFARIIFLNASAFASTSILMNSKSSRFPNGMGNDSDQLGRNIMDHHLAVGASGSWDGMEDQYYYGRRANGIYIPRYRNWAGDKRDYVRGFGYQGGAGREGWNRGNGMDGFGAAFKDSLSQPGGWGISIGGFGEMLPDPSNRMTLSTDQKDKWGLPLIVFDAAYGENEKKMRKDMMNDAVEMLEAAGVKNVHGYNDESKHPGIGIHEMGTARMGKDPKTSVLNANNQIHTVKNVFNTDGACMTSASCVNPSLTYMALTARAADFAVKEMKKGSL, encoded by the coding sequence ATGAATCTCAATATAGACGCCCAAAAAGACATGACCTACGACGCCATCGTTGTGGGGTCGGGCATTTCGGGGGGCTGGGCCGCCAAAGAACTTACCCAGAAAGGACTACGCGTACTGATGTTGGAGCGGGGCCGTGATGTAAAGCACATCGAAGGGTACCCAACAGCTACCAATAATCCCTGGGATTTCCCGCACCGGGGCCGTATCACGACGCAGGCAGCCGAAGAATATTGGGCCAGCATGCGGACGGGCTACACCGCCAACGAAGAGTGGCGTCACTTCTTCGAGAACGATGCTCAGAACCCATATATCGAAAAGCGTAAAGTCGACTGGATTCGCGGGTACCACGTGGGTGGTCGTTCGCTGATGTGGGGGCGTCAGAGCTACCGCTGGAACCCGGAAGATTTCATGGCCAACGCAAAGGAAGGCATCGCCGTCGACTGGCCGATCCGCTATGAAACGCTGGCACCGTGGTACAACTACGTTGAAGGCTTCGCTGGTATTTCGGGTGCAAAAGATGGCCTGGACGTACTGCCCGATGGCAACTACCTGCCCCCCATGCAGATGAACTGCGTGGAGAAGGAAGTGAAGGCCCGTCTGGAGAAAAAATTCGCGAAGCGCCACGTCATCATGGGCCGGACGGCTCACCTGACCGCGCCTAAGCAACAACACTACGATCTGGGCCGGGCTGCCTGTCAGTTCCGTAACCAGTGTATGCGCGGTTGCCCGTACGGTGCTTATTTCAGCACGCAGTCGGCCACGCTGCCTGCGGCAATGAAAACAGGCAAGCTGACGCTGCGCCCCGATTCGATTGTGTCGGAAGTACTTTACGATGAGAAAAAAGGCAAGGCAACGGGCGTTCGGGTAATCGATCAGAATACCAAAGAAGTACGGGAGTACTTTGCCCGCATTATTTTCCTCAATGCGTCGGCTTTCGCCAGCACGTCGATTCTGATGAACTCGAAGTCGAGCCGCTTCCCCAACGGGATGGGTAACGATTCCGATCAGCTGGGCCGTAACATCATGGACCACCACCTTGCCGTTGGTGCATCGGGTTCGTGGGATGGTATGGAAGATCAGTACTACTACGGACGTCGGGCCAATGGTATCTACATCCCCCGCTACCGCAACTGGGCCGGCGACAAGCGCGATTACGTTCGTGGCTTCGGCTATCAGGGCGGAGCTGGCCGGGAAGGCTGGAACCGGGGTAATGGCATGGATGGTTTTGGCGCGGCCTTCAAAGACAGCCTGAGCCAGCCCGGAGGCTGGGGTATCAGCATCGGCGGCTTCGGCGAGATGCTACCCGACCCCAGCAACCGCATGACGCTTTCGACCGACCAGAAAGATAAGTGGGGCCTGCCGCTGATCGTATTCGACGCTGCTTACGGCGAAAACGAGAAGAAGATGCGGAAAGACATGATGAACGACGCCGTTGAAATGCTCGAAGCGGCCGGCGTTAAGAACGTTCATGGCTACAATGATGAGTCGAAGCACCCGGGTATCGGTATTCACGAAATGGGAACGGCCCGGATGGGTAAAGATCCCAAGACGTCAGTGCTGAACGCCAACAATCAGATTCATACGGTAAAGAACGTATTCAATACCGACGGAGCCTGTATGACGTCGGCCTCGTGCGTGAACCCATCGCTGACCTACATGGCCCTGACGGCCCGCGCAGCCGATTTCGCTGTGAAGGAAATGAAGAAAGGTAGCCTGTAG
- a CDS encoding carboxypeptidase regulatory-like domain-containing protein, whose translation MTSTKLYKWSVVLLLLLSGMPVLAQTDSLLLQADRMLAWKAYGRAIDTYTQLLNATPNQLTPVQKIRAQTQLAQAYRQTGDGSKAERIYRQLIDGGKNTDARQMLYYAQTLAGNGKFQEAQRQYEQYLRVRDSVATRQKGARPSGIAGNVDGRRGSVAYRVEYLALDSPGEEFSPAFFQNGLVYVAGTQGGTTVKGKGGGAGFLDLLYVPDRNNLPATTVIGSNGQETPVTSKRVRSERVLGDDAYTRPTANDSRTVPGFEGGITIANGLGYEGRPVNEARRFDKSINSRYQEGPATFSADGSRIIFTRNDEVVRRGPKDSTAVTRLKLYTARQQNGAWVDVEEMPFNSDRYSVGHPTLSRDGQRLYFVSDMPGGFGGTDLYVARSAGGRWGQPENLGETINSAGNELFPFVDEAGNLYFASDGRQGLGGLDIFFAVLSNEGAGRTIEHLDAPINSDKDDFGLITDAMRTGGYFSSNRRDGNDDILRFTRQSSLYDCRDLTVRVYDTETDTSIDGVTVLVRSKSEGRTDQTLRTDSTGTIRLCLDRSADFMFEVSRDGYVSNTVGFNTRYLTDDQPSRLEIGLTKPIPMIDTISTRSVNVTNSVVLTVNRVRGVVLSEKDRRPISGVRVQLRNECNKGVREVVTAANGQYSFDLVPGCDYTLTASKPTFGTNTRKIKRLPKKEKPRELSTDLKMLSVGDVITMDNIYYEPDRFALNPSASRELDRLVATMQQYPSLIIEIRSHTDSRGDAGTNKILSTQRANSVANYLNAHGISRSRILARGMGESAPVNNCVDGVICTEAEHQRNRRTEFRVVEIK comes from the coding sequence ATGACATCAACAAAATTGTATAAGTGGAGTGTAGTGCTGCTGTTGCTGCTTAGCGGTATGCCGGTGCTTGCCCAAACAGATTCGCTGTTGCTACAGGCCGACCGGATGCTGGCCTGGAAAGCATACGGACGTGCTATAGATACGTACACGCAACTGCTCAACGCTACACCTAACCAACTGACGCCTGTGCAGAAAATACGGGCGCAGACGCAGCTGGCGCAGGCGTACCGGCAGACAGGCGATGGAAGTAAAGCCGAGCGGATATACCGTCAGCTAATCGACGGTGGTAAAAATACCGACGCCCGGCAGATGTTGTACTACGCGCAGACCCTTGCCGGGAATGGTAAGTTTCAGGAGGCACAACGGCAGTATGAGCAGTATCTGCGGGTGCGTGACAGCGTGGCTACCCGGCAAAAAGGGGCGCGGCCATCGGGTATAGCGGGGAACGTCGACGGCCGTCGGGGGAGTGTCGCATACCGGGTCGAGTACCTCGCGCTCGACAGCCCCGGTGAAGAATTTAGCCCGGCTTTTTTTCAGAACGGTCTGGTGTACGTGGCCGGTACGCAGGGTGGTACAACAGTGAAAGGCAAGGGAGGGGGAGCTGGATTTTTGGATCTCCTCTATGTGCCCGACCGAAATAACCTGCCTGCTACAACAGTAATCGGCAGTAACGGGCAGGAAACACCCGTTACCAGTAAGCGAGTGCGGTCAGAACGAGTGCTTGGTGACGACGCTTACACCCGGCCGACGGCTAATGATTCGCGGACGGTACCCGGTTTTGAAGGAGGTATCACCATTGCGAACGGGCTGGGTTACGAAGGGCGTCCCGTCAACGAAGCGCGACGGTTCGACAAATCGATCAATAGCCGATACCAGGAAGGGCCCGCAACGTTTAGCGCCGATGGGTCGCGCATTATTTTCACCCGGAATGATGAGGTTGTCCGCCGTGGGCCGAAAGATAGCACTGCCGTAACCCGGCTGAAACTGTACACTGCCCGGCAGCAAAACGGCGCGTGGGTCGACGTGGAAGAGATGCCATTCAACAGCGATCGTTATTCTGTGGGGCACCCCACACTTAGCCGGGACGGACAGCGGCTCTACTTCGTATCGGATATGCCGGGCGGCTTTGGTGGTACGGATCTGTACGTGGCCCGGTCCGCCGGTGGGCGCTGGGGGCAGCCGGAGAACCTCGGCGAAACGATAAACAGCGCCGGAAACGAATTATTTCCGTTCGTCGACGAGGCCGGGAACCTGTACTTCGCGTCGGATGGGCGGCAGGGGCTGGGCGGGCTGGATATTTTCTTTGCCGTGCTTTCTAATGAGGGTGCGGGGCGGACGATCGAACACCTTGACGCGCCTATCAATTCGGACAAGGACGATTTTGGGCTCATTACCGACGCGATGCGCACGGGCGGGTACTTCAGCTCGAACCGTCGTGATGGGAACGACGATATTCTTCGGTTTACCCGGCAAAGCTCGCTTTACGATTGCCGCGACCTGACCGTACGCGTGTACGATACCGAAACCGACACATCGATCGACGGCGTGACGGTGCTGGTACGGTCGAAGAGCGAGGGGCGTACCGATCAGACGCTCCGCACCGACAGTACTGGTACAATCCGGCTTTGCCTGGATCGTAGCGCCGATTTTATGTTTGAGGTTAGCCGCGACGGGTACGTCAGTAACACGGTAGGCTTCAACACCCGTTACCTGACCGACGATCAGCCATCGCGGCTGGAAATCGGGCTGACTAAGCCCATTCCTATGATCGACACGATCAGTACGCGCTCGGTCAACGTAACTAACTCGGTCGTGCTGACGGTCAACCGGGTGCGGGGCGTTGTGTTGAGTGAGAAAGATCGTCGTCCCATCAGTGGTGTTCGTGTGCAGCTACGCAACGAATGCAACAAGGGCGTACGGGAGGTAGTTACTGCTGCCAATGGCCAATACTCGTTTGACCTGGTACCGGGCTGTGATTACACGCTGACGGCTTCCAAGCCCACGTTTGGCACCAATACCCGTAAGATTAAACGGCTGCCGAAGAAAGAAAAGCCGCGTGAGCTATCGACCGATCTGAAAATGCTGAGTGTGGGCGACGTCATCACGATGGATAACATTTATTACGAGCCTGACCGATTTGCGCTCAATCCCAGCGCAAGCCGCGAACTCGACCGGCTGGTGGCAACCATGCAGCAGTACCCGTCGCTGATTATCGAAATCAGATCGCATACCGATAGCCGGGGCGACGCTGGGACTAACAAAATTCTGTCGACGCAGCGGGCTAACTCGGTCGCCAATTACCTCAACGCACACGGAATCAGCCGCTCCCGGATTCTGGCGCGGGGTATGGGCGAATCGGCTCCGGTCAATAACTGCGTCGATGGGGTAATCTGTACGGAAGCTGAACACCAGCGTAACCGCCGGACCGAATTCAGAGTCGTGGAAATCAAGTAA
- a CDS encoding cytochrome c oxidase subunit 3, producing MSNIVTKRREPFRFMVWLGIASSVMLFTILLGAYIVRQEGPGWANVKLPTVFLISTVVIMLSSLTMHNAGQAFRHERFGSYRTNLGTTLVLGFLFMILQAWGWRQMIRTGVRLEGNPAGGFVYILSGIHLLHILVGLILLGIALTEALRRRPYVDSFVYSVNPPNQLKIRLLTLYWHFVDVLWIGLFVFLLIHHGVDLPLSL from the coding sequence ATGAGTAACATTGTCACGAAACGGCGGGAGCCGTTCCGCTTTATGGTCTGGCTGGGTATCGCCAGCAGTGTCATGCTGTTTACGATTCTGCTGGGGGCTTATATCGTCCGTCAGGAAGGCCCCGGCTGGGCGAACGTAAAATTGCCGACCGTCTTTCTGATCAGTACCGTTGTGATTATGCTCAGTAGCCTGACGATGCACAACGCTGGTCAGGCGTTTCGGCACGAGCGATTCGGCAGCTACCGCACTAACCTGGGTACGACGCTGGTGCTGGGGTTTCTGTTCATGATTTTGCAGGCCTGGGGCTGGCGGCAGATGATTCGGACGGGTGTCAGACTGGAAGGCAACCCCGCCGGTGGCTTCGTCTACATACTGTCGGGTATTCACCTGCTGCACATTCTGGTTGGGCTCATTCTGCTCGGCATCGCCCTGACCGAAGCCCTCCGCCGACGTCCCTACGTCGACTCGTTTGTGTACAGCGTTAACCCGCCCAATCAGTTAAAAATCCGCCTGCTGACGCTCTACTGGCATTTTGTCGATGTGCTCTGGATAGGTTTGTTTGTCTTCCTGCTTATTCACCACGGCGTCGACCTGCCCCTGTCGTTATAG
- a CDS encoding ATP-binding cassette domain-containing protein, translating to MQTPEPLFSLTNLTVKRGAVAVLTNLSLVINRAECWAIVGPVGSGKTTLAQVLAGQLATTREQIPVRTPATLVSFREESHQFSYTRHFYQQRYQATLSDNQDGQAALTVRRYLEPTGTAQTDEATALIQRMGIEPLLDVEFLKLSNGQTRKARIAKALLQHPAMLLLDNPFVGLDAHFRSELTTWLGELVQGGQPLLLIADRNHIPEFVTHVLALDAGQVTYAGPVAGFVPSPVTLPNRPLPILRTPPQPADFADAFRLTDVTVKYGEKRLLDSVSWTVRAGERWALLGHNGAGKSILLSVLYGDHPQAYANQVAVFDHRRGKPGTNIWDVKRRIGFISPELHLYFPRQLTVRQVGLTGLTDTLVVPARPSADAVHDLDALLTYFGIDHLADRPFGTLSTGEQRITLLIRALLKNAPMLILDEPFQALDARQAEQARQLLDSLPDKTIVFVTHDSAELPTSVDRRIDIQGGRLAEPKTESALSN from the coding sequence ATGCAGACCCCGGAGCCGTTATTTTCATTGACCAACCTGACCGTAAAACGCGGTGCCGTTGCGGTACTAACCAATCTCTCGTTGGTGATCAACCGGGCCGAGTGCTGGGCGATAGTCGGTCCGGTGGGGAGTGGCAAGACGACGCTGGCTCAGGTATTGGCTGGGCAGCTGGCCACGACGCGGGAACAGATACCGGTTCGCACGCCAGCGACACTGGTTTCGTTTCGTGAGGAGTCGCACCAGTTTTCGTACACACGGCATTTTTATCAGCAGCGGTACCAGGCCACGCTAAGCGATAACCAGGATGGGCAGGCCGCGCTGACGGTACGCCGGTATCTGGAGCCGACGGGCACTGCTCAAACCGACGAAGCGACAGCGCTCATTCAGCGTATGGGTATCGAACCCCTGCTTGATGTCGAATTTCTGAAACTGTCTAACGGGCAGACCCGCAAAGCCCGCATCGCCAAAGCGTTATTGCAGCACCCCGCCATGCTGTTGCTCGACAACCCCTTCGTGGGACTCGATGCTCACTTCCGCAGCGAATTAACTACATGGCTGGGTGAACTTGTGCAGGGTGGCCAGCCGCTGCTGCTGATCGCTGACAGGAATCATATTCCCGAGTTCGTAACGCACGTGCTGGCGCTCGACGCTGGTCAGGTCACGTATGCCGGGCCAGTTGCTGGCTTTGTGCCTTCGCCCGTCACACTACCAAATCGACCATTGCCCATACTACGGACCCCACCACAACCCGCTGATTTCGCCGACGCCTTCCGACTGACGGACGTAACGGTGAAATACGGCGAAAAGCGGCTGCTCGACTCCGTAAGCTGGACGGTGCGGGCCGGTGAACGATGGGCATTGCTTGGTCATAACGGGGCGGGTAAGTCGATCCTGTTGAGTGTACTGTACGGCGACCACCCGCAGGCGTACGCCAATCAGGTTGCAGTATTCGATCACCGACGCGGCAAACCCGGTACAAATATCTGGGACGTTAAACGCCGGATTGGCTTTATCTCGCCCGAGCTGCACCTGTATTTCCCCCGGCAGCTTACCGTCCGGCAGGTTGGGCTGACCGGCCTGACCGATACATTGGTTGTACCGGCGCGCCCATCGGCCGATGCCGTTCACGATCTCGACGCCCTCCTGACTTATTTCGGTATCGACCACCTCGCCGACCGGCCCTTCGGCACGCTGTCGACGGGTGAGCAGCGAATAACACTGCTGATCCGGGCATTGCTGAAGAATGCACCGATGCTTATTCTGGATGAGCCCTTCCAGGCGTTGGATGCCCGGCAGGCCGAACAGGCTCGCCAATTGCTCGATAGTTTGCCCGACAAAACGATCGTGTTTGTCACCCATGATTCGGCCGAACTGCCCACGTCAGTCGATCGCCGAATCGACATACAGGGCGGGCGACTGGCAGAGCCAAAAACTGAGTCGGCACTGAGTAACTAA
- a CDS encoding 3-oxoacyl-ACP synthase III family protein — MYIHAVSHYLPSQVISNEHFTELNGLSSEWIIERTGIEERRKAAPGENTNTMTLDVVRALQAKTDLSTVDLIVGATYTPYDTIVSLAHEAQHELGIADIPVVSISTACSSFINAVEVVEGYFALNKATRALVIVSEHNTAYNNDKDTVSGHLWGDGAAAMLVTKERQSDSDFEIKALLTGGAAHTAKATTAVVMKPIDGGVVMPFGRDVFINACQYMPKASLQVLERCGLTLEDVDYVLPHQANLRISRNVMNTLNLPEEKLISNIQRYGNTGCAGCGIALSEQWDTFKKGEHIVITVFGGGYSYGAMLIEA, encoded by the coding sequence ATGTACATTCACGCAGTCAGTCATTATCTGCCCTCGCAGGTAATCAGTAACGAACACTTCACCGAACTCAACGGACTCTCCAGCGAGTGGATTATTGAACGAACTGGTATCGAAGAACGCCGGAAAGCCGCTCCGGGCGAGAACACAAATACCATGACGCTCGACGTTGTTCGGGCGTTGCAGGCAAAAACCGATCTCTCTACGGTTGATCTGATCGTAGGCGCTACGTACACCCCCTACGACACGATCGTTTCACTGGCCCACGAAGCGCAGCATGAACTCGGCATCGCCGATATTCCGGTTGTGTCGATATCAACGGCCTGTTCATCGTTTATCAACGCGGTCGAAGTTGTTGAAGGGTACTTTGCTCTCAACAAAGCAACGCGGGCACTGGTCATCGTCAGCGAGCACAACACGGCCTACAACAATGATAAAGACACTGTCTCGGGCCACCTCTGGGGTGACGGTGCAGCGGCCATGCTGGTTACGAAGGAGCGGCAAAGCGACAGCGACTTCGAAATCAAAGCCCTGTTGACGGGCGGAGCCGCTCATACCGCCAAAGCGACAACCGCTGTTGTGATGAAACCTATCGACGGCGGTGTGGTAATGCCATTCGGCCGTGATGTCTTCATCAACGCCTGTCAGTACATGCCAAAAGCCAGCTTACAGGTACTGGAGCGGTGCGGCCTGACGCTGGAGGATGTCGATTATGTGCTGCCCCACCAGGCAAACCTGCGCATCTCCCGCAACGTAATGAACACACTCAACCTGCCGGAAGAAAAGCTGATTTCCAACATTCAGCGGTACGGCAACACGGGTTGTGCGGGCTGCGGCATCGCCCTGTCGGAGCAGTGGGACACGTTTAAAAAAGGCGAACATATTGTCATCACGGTCTTTGGTGGGGGATACTCCTACGGGGCCATGCTGATCGAAGCGTAA
- the ispE gene encoding 4-(cytidine 5'-diphospho)-2-C-methyl-D-erythritol kinase, whose product MVTFPNAKINLGLLITDKRSDGFHNLQSCFYPVDWTDALELIPAPTLAFNSTGLPIPGDPAQNLCVKAYELLRADFALPPVRIHLQKNVPIGAGLGGGSADAAFTLRLLNDRFSLNLSTSQLEDYARRLGSDCAFFIQNKPVYCTEKGDVFAEIAISLKGYYLVLIYPNLVISTAEAYARVRPQQPETPLINLLSQPITSWRDTVSNDFETSLFPAYPLLSALKTQLYALGAVYASMSGSGSTIYGIFDAPPADLNQFAQYRVWQGKL is encoded by the coding sequence ATGGTTACGTTTCCAAACGCGAAGATCAATCTGGGCCTGCTAATTACCGACAAACGGTCCGACGGCTTTCACAATCTACAATCCTGCTTCTACCCGGTCGACTGGACAGACGCGCTCGAACTGATTCCCGCCCCGACGCTGGCATTCAACAGCACCGGCCTGCCGATTCCCGGAGATCCCGCGCAGAATCTATGCGTAAAAGCCTACGAGTTGCTCCGCGCCGATTTTGCCTTGCCACCCGTCCGGATTCATCTGCAAAAAAACGTCCCGATCGGTGCTGGGCTGGGTGGGGGGTCGGCCGATGCGGCATTTACCCTGCGCCTGCTTAACGACCGGTTTTCGCTCAACCTAAGTACGAGTCAGCTTGAAGACTACGCCCGCCGGCTAGGTAGCGACTGTGCGTTTTTTATTCAGAACAAGCCGGTCTATTGCACCGAAAAAGGCGACGTTTTCGCGGAGATAGCTATCTCGCTGAAGGGCTACTACCTGGTGCTCATTTATCCGAATCTGGTTATCTCGACGGCCGAAGCCTACGCCCGTGTACGCCCTCAACAGCCAGAAACACCTCTGATTAATCTGCTGTCGCAACCCATTACTTCCTGGCGCGACACAGTCAGCAACGACTTTGAGACCAGCCTGTTTCCGGCTTATCCGCTGCTATCGGCGTTGAAAACGCAGTTGTATGCGCTGGGGGCAGTATATGCCAGCATGAGCGGGTCGGGATCGACGATCTATGGGATTTTCGACGCCCCTCCCGCCGACTTAAACCAATTTGCTCAATACCGCGTTTGGCAGGGTAAGCTTTAA